In a genomic window of Streptomyces sp. BHT-5-2:
- a CDS encoding aminoglycoside phosphotransferase family protein: MATAPIEPPQRLLTALGGAAEGPVRAWLEELPELVQQRLADWELTLDRVHAPGGRSSLVAFVRQSDGTPAVLKFPVPGRAAAQEAAALRAWDGWGAVRMLRADEAGGTLLLERLQGSVSLRSLPEARALLEAAGTVRRLWVAPPAGHPFATVAERTAADAERLRAAGDPVGAGPLLDEALELGRTLPAGAAEEYLLHGAFRQGKVLAGERAPWLTVGPSPLVGERAYDLARLVLDRFEDLLAGSGAAPAARRRVAKLADSLDVDRERLRGWTLYRAVRGGVREAASGDRRRGEALLEFAAYV, from the coding sequence ATGGCAACGGCACCCATCGAACCGCCGCAACGACTGCTGACCGCACTCGGCGGCGCCGCGGAGGGGCCGGTTAGGGCCTGGCTGGAGGAACTGCCGGAACTCGTCCAACAGCGGTTGGCGGACTGGGAATTGACGCTGGATCGGGTGCACGCTCCCGGCGGCCGGAGCAGTCTGGTGGCGTTCGTGCGGCAGTCGGACGGAACGCCGGCGGTGCTGAAGTTCCCGGTGCCGGGGCGGGCCGCCGCGCAGGAGGCGGCGGCGCTGCGGGCCTGGGACGGCTGGGGCGCGGTGCGGATGCTGCGGGCCGACGAGGCGGGCGGCACCCTGCTGCTGGAACGGTTGCAGGGCTCGGTGTCGCTGCGGTCGCTGCCGGAGGCCAGGGCGCTGCTGGAGGCGGCCGGCACGGTGCGGCGGCTGTGGGTCGCGCCGCCGGCGGGGCATCCGTTCGCGACGGTGGCGGAGCGGACCGCGGCGGACGCGGAGCGGCTCCGGGCGGCCGGGGATCCCGTGGGCGCCGGGCCGCTGCTGGACGAGGCGCTGGAGCTGGGGCGGACGCTGCCGGCCGGGGCGGCGGAGGAGTATCTGCTGCACGGGGCGTTCCGGCAGGGCAAGGTGCTGGCCGGGGAGCGGGCGCCGTGGCTGACGGTGGGGCCGTCGCCACTGGTCGGCGAGCGGGCGTACGACCTGGCGCGGCTGGTGCTGGACCGGTTCGAGGATCTGCTGGCCGGTTCGGGGGCGGCCCCGGCGGCCCGGCGGCGGGTGGCGAAACTGGCCGACTCGCTGGACGTGGACCGGGAACGGCTGCGCGGCTGGACGCTCTACCGGGCGGTGCGCGGCGGGGTGCGCGAGGCGGCGTCGGGCGACCGGCGGCGGGGCGAGGCGCTGCTGGAGTTCGCGGCGTACGTGTAA